Part of the Lycium ferocissimum isolate CSIRO_LF1 chromosome 6, AGI_CSIRO_Lferr_CH_V1, whole genome shotgun sequence genome, GCCACATGTACACCTTACTACTTTTtaataatgaaaaagaaaaaaatgttataCACCATGGACCCATGGTACAGTAATCTTATCTACACAATCTCAGTATGATCTTGctgtcatttttcttttttctttttttttaaattttaaataaatttctaGGTATTGCTAATTTGTAAACAATTTCAACGTCTGTAAGAGTTTGAGTTGCAGACATGTGAAAATCGAATATAATAGGAGTCAATTCCTCAAATGGTCATTGAACTTATAAAAAAAGTCCTACTAAagtaattttgatattttttggaCAATAAGGTCATCAAACTATGTCCTTGTTTCCAATAAAGTAAAACAATCCATTTTTGGACATAATCCCCTTAACccatttttaaattacaaaattCATTATCTAGGCACAATTTTCCAGTACTCCGAAATTCTTgttcaaataatattttcataaataataaaaaatcaaagtaTTATTTCAAGTTATTAGaataaaacaatataaaaattcaaactttaagTATGCTATAAGATTTTCTGTGTTATCTCAACTTCTTttgaactattttaatatttttctattgCTCAAAGCAGGAAGTTAAACATTTTACTGAATGAAAGTGTTTGGACATAATTGAAACACATGAGACGTTATATAGATGCATGATGCATGTATAATATTTGGATAAATTTTCTCAAAGAAAAAATTGTGTTGGATAACTACTTCGTAAAAATGAAAACATTTTTACAATTAGTAGTATATATGctttctaaaaatataaaatatttatattaattgtaATCCACTTATTTGTTGtagttaaataaaatcaaaatattacaagttcatctcccaaaaaataaaaatagtaagcattttttttgataatcaaAAACTTTATATATtaggaaaaattatttataatcaGTTAAAAAATCTATAATTAAGCGTCGTGCTTAATTCTACTATCATTCAACTATAtccttttattttctactttagACACCATTTTACAATATTCTAAAAAATTtgtttgaattaatatttttcacattttgaaaataaaaaaaactattcaaatggttatataatttaaaaataagtcaAGGGGTCTTATGTCCAAAAATGGAATGTTttacttttttgaaaatatggGCATAGTTTGATGACTttattgtccaaaaaaattcaaaagttactTTAGTACGACTTTTCTACAAGTTCAATGACCATTTGAGGAATTGACTCATATAATAGCAAATCTGTACATGGCACAAGTATTGCTTTCCAAGAATAAAAATCAGAACCAGTTTCAGAAGCATGGAATCAAAAGCTACAAGTTAATGATCTCCCaacgaaacaaaggaaatgttgcaaATCATGTGAGGAAATGAATAATGTCAACTCTGCAACTATAACAACATTACAATCTAATCTAAAGGTTGAACCCATCAAATCAAAATCCTGAATCTGCCTCAGGGCATATTAATACCCTTCTATCTATTCCAAACTCGATTTTCTTGCACAAACAAGATGATAAcatctaaaaagaaaagataataaAAGGAGTTGCTACTGAGTTAACTGATCAAGCGATATAAAACTCTGTCGGAAAACACTACTTCACTTTTTTACTCAAGTTTGAAGTTCCAAACTTTGCATCATCCTTGATGAAACTCCACCAGATATAGGTCAGAGGGATTGTGGTCGCATGCCAAAGTGCATGGGCATCTACTAGTCCTTGATATGGAGGGAAGTCGTAGATCTCTAGGAGCATAGCGAGGCCACCTCCCACAACCACCGTCCATAACTTCCACCGAGAAGGATGACGGCTAATTCCAGCCCAGACTGCCCAAATTAGAAGTTGAGAAACAGCTATCACAACACAAACTTTCATGTTCCATCCTGAGAATTAATCACAGTAATTATCATCAGATATAATCGCTCAAAAAGTAAGTCACAAAAACGAATACTCTCTccttcccaatttatgtgaaggtattTGACTGAGCATGGAttttaagaatgaaaggaagaattttgaaatttgtggtctaaaataaaccatagatatttgtgtggctataaatcatttcattaaaggtaaaattggaattttaaagccaaatggttactaaatataaaaggtgTCACTCTTTCTGGGACTGACTAAAAGGGAAAAGAGTGTCATAGAATTTGGGACAGGGGGAGTAGCTCCCTACACTTTCCAATCCTTttcgaaacacaaatcatgccaAACAACAATAGCTGAAGTAGAACTTATTGAGCCCATCATTTGCGCTCATAACAAATTAAAAGTCGCTTGTATTACTCAGTCGAGAGCCTTGAGCATTATATAAGGACCTTCTTGTAGGAGTACCCTACAACTAGCCGTAGAATTAGCACAACATGGGGATTTTTAGCAAGAATTATTGCAGTAAGATAACGGCTAGGAGGATTTTAAAAAGCATTATGGCATTACGATTTCCAAGGCTTAGCTCAGGGCCCCACTACTCGTCATATTTGTTTTGGCATTGCTACCGCACATGACTTCGAGAGTCAGTAATTCTGATCAACTTGTACACCAAACTCAATATTACATTCTTATCCTTTCTTACTAGAGTTAAAAACTATCTTGTgcttgttttcctagagaatACAACTCAACATCCTATTATCAAGGCATGCACATTTTTGTCGTAAATTTAAAAAGAGAGATAATGACATTACCATAGTCCATTTGATAGTTGTTCAGGTACAATATATGAGTGACTGTGAAGGCAAGCAATGGAGCGGCAACCAAAACTCTCGTCGCCTCATTCTTTACACTGAAACTTCTTAATACTGATAAAATCAGTGAAAATCCAAGTAACGCCACAGCAGATGAGTAGTCCAGCTTTTCTGTAAAATCCATGTCTctgtaaaaaataaatgaaaacaaGTTATTACAGTTCAATTGGTCTACTGAACTAATATTGCAAGAAAATAGATAAACTTCAAGCCGGATAAGGCAGGCACTGCCAAcaaatcccaactacatacaataaAAAAGTAAAGCCTCTACATTGGTAAAGTTAAGAAATCAAAATCAGCATTATCAAGAccagaaaatgacaaaaatggcaccttatgtttgatgataggttcaaaatagtccctcaAGTATACAATGTacagttttagtcctttaagtttgtcaaaagttaaTACTTTTAGTCTGTCAAATATGTAACAATTTGTGTTCGTTAGATTTGATGGAAACAGTGGGAAAAAAGATTTACCCATAAACACCAAGAAAATCTcatcaaatcctaaaatatgcaacACAAAAAACTATACTAGACACCaaaaagatatttaaaaaagaagCAGAAATTATACCTTAAAAAGCGGCACCAGactctagaaataaattaaaaactacaaaaattgtACCTCCAAATGTGTGTTCCagctaattttttttcccttcatatTTCCTATAAAATCTAACCGACAAAGTTCGATAAATATTTGACGGAGattaaaagtgttaacttttgacaaacttaaaggaccaaaactgttcagTACATACTTAAGGgaacttaagggactattttaaacttaccctcaaacataagggatCATTTTTGTCACTTTTCTCTTATCGAGACTGAGAAAGCATAAACTTACCGGCTGTGGAAGACGGCACTCCATAACCATGAGTTTATAGACAAGAACGCGTAAATGTGCCACAAACTACTGTAACTGTAGCAGGTCGTCTCATCAGAGTTTGATCGTAACTTGTAGTAAATAAGCATGAAAAAGGACAACCATCCATGGAGATGCATTGCAAGGTTAAGCGCAGAGAAAGCAACAGACACTGGCTCCTGAGAGATTAATACTCAAATATATGAATACATAAACGAGAGGACCTTTTTTGAGGCTGTTAGAACATAGGACAAGGCGTTTAATTAACATACCTGAAGCCCAAACACTCGTTTGAATGGCCATTTCCCATGATATTTCACAGGCCCAAATCCATGTGTCGCTCGTTCTTCTTCTCTTTGAAGCATGCAGTGATACTGGCAATCACTTATGCAATTCGCTTGTTTCAACCATAGGTATAGAGGCTCTTTTAAGTACCAGTTATCATCAGAAGAAGAATCATTTGAAGGAGTTTTACAATGCGGGAAGCATGTTTCTCCAGCACATCCGGTCTCTTTACACTGGCCAAAACAAGCCCTAAAACATAGAAACGATATTTCAAAAATATCATGTCTGATCGTTAAGTGCTAAGACTGCACAGAAAATTTATAAATTGCAAAGGCGACTTGTGTCAgaaaaaaaatagtatgttggtgCCTTCTTGGATTAGCTTCACTAGAATAGCTTCTCACATGAAGCACAGGGGATACTTCACCAAAAGTCAAAAGCAGCTGgtatttcagtattttatgtTAGAAACTCCAATCACCATCCTACCCTTCCTAGTTTCTCTAAAATAGAAATCTATTCCATGATTAGAAACTGAAATTAGCATACGATTTTCTTCACAACCTTTACAAATTCGTTGCAACTTATATAACTATCAGTGGTTATCCATGTTATATCTCCATAAACTGGAAAGCTTGATCCAGCGTCCTTACTctttctaccttttttttttggtaataaatGTGAAATTTTACCATACTAAAAAAAGAGATCAATACACCTAAGAGAGCACTCGAAGTCTTAACCACCTTCTAGGAAGGGTGCCAAGAGGTAGTGAGCCTATAGAGAACTAAGTAAAAATTGAATCTATGAGAGAAACATATTTCCTACCTTTAACATGAAGAACCTGAAAGATTTCTGTCTAAGCTCTTCCTATTCTTTTTCCCATCCTTAACATGCTCCTCAATCTCCGAACCTCTCACTTCCGGCGGGGACAGTTTTCATTACTTCCACTTTTCAGGTCTACCTAACAACTGTTCGGGCTTGTTTTTCAGGTCTACCTAAGAACTATTTGGTGCCCCCCCGCCCGCCCCCAGCCcctccccccccaaaaaaaaaaaaaaaaaaaaaaatctacccaACTGCCCCAAAGTTTTAAAGTTTGCATAATCGTGATTAGGTGCAAATGGGATAGTACTACTACCTCGATATTCTGAAAAGAAATGTGCTCATTGTAATAAGTGCATTTTCCTCCTCTCTGCTAAATAAGAGTAGTAATGTTTGCATAGTTGGACGACAGtaaatatttcaatttttcaataatTACCGAGGATTTTAAAAGGCACGTTCTATAGATCGATTGTGAGACAAATAATGTATTATAATTGTGAATGTTAGGACTTTACAGCCCACTATATTCATTAAATGTTATAGGAAAAATGGATACTAAGACTGATGTATAGCAATACAAGATTAAAAATGATCATATCTGACAGAAGTTATGAATAAAACTCATAGAGCGTGAAAGGAGAGAAGGTAGTCTGAGATGATTTGATTATTCCCACAGAATCGGTCCATAAGTGCAACACTATGGTGAATGAATGTGATAAAAGGGTCAAGACAAACTAAAAGTTACATAGAGTGAAACTATCTCAAGAGACCTACAATCTCTCAAAATCAATAGGGACTTGACTAAGAACAATAGCAAAAGGTCTCTATACAAGTTATACCAACTGGTTGGGATTAAATCTTAATAATTGTTGTTACACTTACATTACATCCGTCGTTTGCGATGAGTCATTTCTAATCAGAGACTTGTATGTCCATGTAGATATAAGTATGAGACTAGAGAACCCTTAGTTTTAGAGAACCCCTAATTTGCCCAAAGACAAATTATTTAGTATTGGAAAGAATAGACCTGAAAAACGGAATAGATCCATATGATTCACATAGGTGACCCCAACTAATAGTGGGACTGATGCATAGTTGATTGATATGATGAAACCTTAAATCATTCTAACTGGAAACCTACTCGCCCAATCTCCCTGAGTATATACTGATGTATATCATTCTTAAAGTCGCTAACCAGTTTCCTGCCTCTATGATGGGACAAATACCCATTAGATACCTCAAcattttctacataattcaattTTGAGGGCcatttagtttgaaaaatcaaatctttCCCGCAACGAACTATAGCTCAATAAGGCAACCAAGTCAATGTTACTGCACAGGAACTGGAACtttccaaaacttcaaaaaTAGAGGCAGATCTAGGATTTGAACATTATCGGTTCGACTTCAGGATTCTACCATGCGCATTTGATTTACTAGGTTCAAAATCTATAATATGTCCAAGGGTTCGAGCCAAAGCTACTAGGTATGGATGAACCCATAAGCTACACACTATAGATGCCGTTGCTGCAGATGGTGCTGATTTGTGCATATCTCTGCACTTTCTTAGGTGTTTTTTCTACAATAAGTTTACCTCACACTCAAGAAAAACATGTTACTGCACATATGACTTGTGATTGAGATAAGGAACATTCAACTCGATCTTCATTGCATCTGAACAACTATGCCCTAAACTACTAGattacaaaaatagaaaattgaaAAGCTCTCACAAAATATTAAGCATAAGGTGTTACCTGTACAAAGGGTCAGCATCTCCAGCACTAGCATCAAATGCACCAACAAGACAAAATAAAACTACCAAGAAAGCGATCCAATAAACACCTGCCATCTGATATCACAA contains:
- the LOC132058935 gene encoding uncharacterized protein LOC132058935 — encoded protein: MAGVYWIAFLVVLFCLVGAFDASAGDADPLYRACFGQCKETGCAGETCFPHCKTPSNDSSSDDNWYLKEPLYLWLKQANCISDCQYHCMLQREEERATHGFGPVKYHGKWPFKRVFGLQEPVSVAFSALNLAMHLHGWLSFFMLIYYKLRSNSDETTCYSYSSLWHIYAFLSINSWLWSAVFHSRDMDFTEKLDYSSAVALLGFSLILSVLRSFSVKNEATRVLVAAPLLAFTVTHILYLNNYQMDYGWNMKVCVVIAVSQLLIWAVWAGISRHPSRWKLWTVVVGGGLAMLLEIYDFPPYQGLVDAHALWHATTIPLTYIWWSFIKDDAKFGTSNLSKKVK